In one Candidatus Edwardsbacteria bacterium genomic region, the following are encoded:
- a CDS encoding V-type ATP synthase subunit B: protein MIKEYNLISRIQGDIITVHAPGIRNGELATVKGQGRSSLAQVIRLQGDQVFLQVFAGTRGISTGDQVRFLKHPMQVAFGEALLGRIFNGSGQPIDGGPELKSLPRIEIGGPSVNPIRRVIPRGFIETRVPMVDVFNPLVESQKLPIFAAAGEPYNELLARIGMRANADVVILGGIGLKYDEYLKFKNSFEQAGVLSRTIMFIHTASDPVVERLLVPDLALAAAEQFGVQGKRVLVLLSDMTAFADALKEIAISMDQVPSNLGYPGSLYSDLAARYEKAVDFEGAGSITILAVTTMPGDDVTHPVPDNTGYITEGQFYLRKGVVEPFGSLSRLKQLVIGKVTREDHGHIMNSMIRLYAKSREVEQKLAMGFDKTPEDERYLDYSQKFYKRFLDLRVDIALEQALDLGWQTLAECFTPDEVGIKQEMIDKYWPKKK, encoded by the coding sequence ATGATCAAGGAATACAATCTGATCTCCCGGATCCAGGGGGACATCATCACCGTCCATGCCCCAGGCATCCGCAACGGCGAACTGGCCACGGTCAAAGGACAGGGCCGTTCCTCGCTGGCCCAGGTGATCCGCCTGCAGGGCGACCAGGTCTTTCTGCAGGTGTTCGCCGGGACCCGGGGCATCTCCACCGGCGACCAGGTGCGGTTCCTGAAGCACCCCATGCAGGTGGCTTTCGGGGAGGCCCTGCTGGGAAGGATCTTCAACGGATCGGGCCAGCCGATAGACGGCGGGCCGGAATTGAAATCGCTTCCCCGGATAGAGATCGGCGGGCCGTCGGTCAATCCCATCAGGCGGGTCATCCCCCGGGGGTTCATCGAGACTAGGGTGCCGATGGTGGACGTATTCAATCCCCTGGTGGAGAGCCAGAAACTGCCCATCTTCGCCGCGGCCGGCGAGCCCTACAACGAACTGCTGGCCCGGATAGGGATGCGGGCCAACGCCGATGTGGTGATCCTGGGCGGCATCGGCCTGAAATACGACGAGTATCTTAAATTTAAAAATTCCTTCGAACAGGCCGGGGTGCTGTCCCGGACCATCATGTTCATCCATACCGCCTCCGACCCGGTGGTGGAGCGGCTGCTGGTGCCGGACCTGGCCCTGGCCGCGGCCGAGCAGTTCGGGGTCCAGGGCAAGCGGGTGCTGGTGCTGCTGAGCGATATGACCGCCTTCGCCGACGCCCTCAAGGAGATCGCCATCTCCATGGACCAGGTGCCGTCCAACCTGGGATATCCCGGCTCGCTGTACAGCGATCTGGCGGCCCGCTACGAGAAGGCGGTGGATTTCGAGGGGGCCGGGTCCATCACCATTCTGGCGGTGACCACCATGCCGGGCGACGATGTCACCCATCCGGTGCCGGACAATACCGGCTATATTACCGAGGGGCAATTCTATCTGCGCAAGGGCGTGGTGGAACCGTTCGGCTCGCTGTCCCGCTTGAAACAGCTGGTGATCGGAAAGGTGACTCGGGAGGACCACGGCCATATCATGAACAGCATGATCCGGCTGTACGCCAAGAGCCGGGAGGTGGAGCAGAAGCTGGCCATGGGCTTCGACAAGACCCCGGAGGACGAACGCTACCTGGATTACTCCCAAAAATTCTATAAGCGTTTCCTGGACCTGAGGGTGGATATCGCTCTGGAGCAGGCCCTGGACCTGGGCTGGCAGACCCTGGCCGAATGCTTCACCCCGGACGAGGTGGGGATCAAGCAGGAGATGATAGATAAATACTGGCCCAAAAAAAAGTGA
- a CDS encoding V-type ATP synthase subunit A, with product MTDKTIGRVVSVNGPLVVAEIDPGQDVVQNEVAYVHCQGQALKSEVIRIRGRQVDMQVFESTAGLMIGDQVDFSGQVLSAILGPGMLGNIYDGLQNPLALLENNQGFFLKRGQYLPPLDEEKLWDFVPLAKKGDRVKPGEYLGEVTEGLFGHPIMVPLALSGNWEITEISPPGKYKISHSIAKIKNQDGRVVAATMKQEWPVKQPMRAYRERLLPDKQLLTQCRLIDIFFPLAEGGTACIPGPFGAGKTVLQQIISRYAEADIVIIVACGERAGEVVETIREFPQLEDPKTGRSLMDRTVIICNTSSMPVAAREASIYTGLTLGEYYRQLGLKVLLLADSTSRWAQALRESSARLEEIPGEEAFPAYLESRIAAVYERAGVVKLHNESTGSLTMIGSVSPAGGNFEEPVTQNTLKVVGAFHGLSRSRSDQRRYPAIDPLISWSLYLKQMEDFLNRRHPEWVEMVRETHKLMADGSAVRQMMLVVGEEGISLPDLVSYQKSEIVDATCLQQDSFDPVDRATSRQRQIEDFLLLTEMVRHQFDFENKELAKARMTHLQNLFFQMKYSPYQGEKYLEYRREIGAMLGKEEAR from the coding sequence GTGACGGATAAGACCATAGGAAGAGTGGTATCGGTGAACGGGCCGCTGGTAGTGGCCGAGATCGACCCGGGCCAGGATGTGGTGCAGAACGAGGTGGCCTACGTCCATTGCCAGGGGCAGGCTCTGAAATCGGAGGTCATCCGGATCCGGGGCCGTCAGGTGGATATGCAGGTCTTCGAGAGCACCGCCGGGCTGATGATCGGCGACCAGGTTGATTTCTCCGGGCAGGTGCTGTCGGCCATCCTGGGACCCGGCATGCTGGGCAACATCTACGACGGTCTGCAGAACCCTCTGGCCCTGCTGGAGAACAACCAGGGCTTCTTCCTGAAGCGGGGACAGTACCTTCCGCCCTTGGATGAGGAGAAGCTGTGGGACTTCGTGCCCCTGGCCAAAAAGGGGGACCGGGTCAAGCCCGGGGAATACCTGGGTGAGGTCACCGAGGGGCTGTTCGGCCATCCCATCATGGTCCCTTTGGCGCTCTCCGGCAATTGGGAGATCACCGAAATATCCCCGCCCGGCAAATATAAGATATCTCACTCCATCGCCAAAATAAAAAACCAGGACGGCCGGGTGGTCGCGGCCACTATGAAACAGGAGTGGCCGGTGAAACAGCCGATGCGGGCCTACCGCGAGCGGCTGCTGCCGGACAAACAGCTGCTGACCCAGTGCCGGCTGATAGACATCTTCTTCCCCCTGGCCGAGGGCGGCACCGCCTGCATCCCCGGACCGTTCGGGGCCGGCAAGACCGTGCTGCAGCAGATCATCTCCCGCTACGCCGAGGCCGACATCGTCATCATCGTGGCCTGCGGGGAGAGGGCCGGCGAGGTGGTGGAGACCATCCGGGAGTTCCCCCAACTGGAGGATCCCAAGACCGGGCGGTCACTGATGGACCGGACGGTGATCATCTGCAATACATCCTCCATGCCGGTGGCGGCCAGGGAGGCATCCATCTACACCGGGCTTACCCTGGGCGAGTATTACCGACAGCTGGGACTTAAAGTTTTGCTGCTGGCCGACAGCACTTCGCGCTGGGCCCAGGCCCTGAGGGAGTCCTCGGCCCGCCTGGAGGAGATCCCCGGCGAGGAGGCCTTTCCGGCCTACCTGGAGAGCCGGATCGCCGCGGTCTATGAGCGGGCCGGAGTGGTCAAACTGCATAATGAAAGCACCGGCTCGCTGACCATGATCGGCAGCGTCTCCCCGGCCGGGGGCAACTTCGAGGAGCCGGTGACCCAGAACACCCTCAAGGTGGTGGGAGCTTTCCACGGGCTGTCGCGCAGCCGTTCCGATCAGCGGAGATACCCGGCCATCGATCCGCTGATCTCCTGGAGCCTGTACCTCAAACAGATGGAGGATTTTTTGAACCGGCGCCATCCGGAATGGGTGGAGATGGTGAGGGAGACCCATAAGCTGATGGCCGACGGCAGTGCCGTCCGGCAGATGATGCTGGTGGTGGGGGAGGAGGGCATCTCCCTGCCCGACCTGGTAAGCTACCAGAAATCGGAGATCGTGGACGCTACTTGCCTGCAGCAGGATTCCTTCGATCCGGTGGACAGGGCCACCTCGCGCCAGCGGCAGATAGAGGATTTTCTTTTGTTGACGGAGATGGTCCGCCACCAGTTCGATTTCGAAAACAAGGAGCTGGCCAAAGCCCGAATGACCCACCTGCAGAATCTTTTCTTCCAGATGAAGTACAGCCCCTATCAGGGCGAAAAATATCTGGAATACCGTCGGGAGATAGGCGCCATGCTGGGCAAGGAGGAGGCAAGATGA